One window from the genome of Kaistella carnis encodes:
- a CDS encoding RapZ C-terminal domain-containing protein — MSLKIEIHSFSYKKGGIPKDNSGNGGGFAFDCRGILNPGRVEEYKTQTGCDIGVQDYLETKTEMPKFLELVKSITSINIENYLDRGFENLQINFGCTGGQHRSVYAAEKTAEFIREKYPQATVFLQHDEQPQLNSSLINDR, encoded by the coding sequence ATGAGTTTAAAAATAGAAATACACAGTTTCTCCTATAAAAAAGGAGGCATTCCAAAAGATAATTCCGGTAACGGCGGCGGCTTTGCCTTCGACTGTCGGGGCATATTAAATCCCGGTCGAGTTGAAGAATACAAAACCCAAACCGGTTGTGATATTGGTGTTCAGGATTATCTGGAAACTAAAACAGAGATGCCCAAATTTTTAGAATTGGTAAAAAGCATCACCTCCATTAACATTGAAAATTATCTGGACAGAGGTTTTGAGAATCTACAAATTAATTTTGGATGCACCGGTGGACAACACCGTTCGGTTTACGCAGCGGAAAAAACAGCAGAATTCATCCGCGAGAAATATCCTCAGGCAACCGTCTTCCTGCAGCACGATGAGCAACCACAATTAAACTCCTCATTGATAAACGATCGTTAA
- the xrtF gene encoding exosortase family protein XrtF: protein MFNDFKPVLKILLRFIIIYVVMVLAYQLYLNGYKNAGLDPFSTWIMRQVDFLQNKIGYPSEMVPGKPEDETTWFFVSGKYVSRMVEGCNAISVMILFLAFIFAFYEGSKTFLFGAVGVIALHIMNVLRIVGLNVLLVEYPQYSRMGHDYLFPAIIYGSVVLLWLVWIKFYALKDTEHENT from the coding sequence ATGTTCAACGATTTCAAGCCCGTTCTCAAAATATTACTGCGTTTCATCATTATTTATGTGGTGATGGTTTTGGCGTACCAGCTTTATTTGAATGGATATAAGAACGCTGGACTGGATCCTTTCTCAACCTGGATTATGAGACAAGTCGATTTTTTACAAAATAAAATTGGATATCCCTCTGAAATGGTTCCCGGAAAACCGGAAGATGAAACCACCTGGTTTTTTGTAAGTGGCAAATATGTCTCCCGGATGGTGGAAGGTTGCAACGCGATCTCGGTGATGATCTTATTTTTGGCGTTTATATTTGCTTTCTACGAAGGTTCGAAAACTTTTTTGTTTGGTGCAGTAGGAGTAATTGCTCTTCACATTATGAATGTCTTGCGGATTGTTGGGTTGAATGTTTTATTGGTAGAATATCCTCAGTATTCCAGAATGGGACACGATTATCTTTTTCCGGCCATCATTTATGGCAGCGTGGTTTTGCTTTGGCTGGTGTGGATTAAATTTTATGCTTTAAAAGATACGGAGCATGAAAATACTTAA
- a CDS encoding aminoglycoside phosphotransferase family protein — protein sequence MTSKTAQLFLEEFTGEKAQEFFTLAQSGSARINFVGKSAGLKYIITYNENIAENESFYYFSQIFSDHEIQAPKVLKISENRTLYIQEFLGNHTLSEIIEKEGLSERVKVLVKKTLQQLADAQSKTIDLIDYSKTFEYKKYDELPITNDLFYFKSFIADVLEIPYHKSSLLLEFKKLVTKIEDLQPTGLMMRDFQSRNIMVNDEDKIFFIDYQSAMKGPLIYDVISFLYQAKANFPQDFKNEMLDYYFSLWEDPTIVTQLKRSVKPIQLIRFVQVLGAYGFRGLIQRKQHFISSLDKGIENLYAFSESWEEMEEYPELKNLILQLKSEEIRSKIEMIIAKK from the coding sequence ATGACCAGCAAAACGGCACAACTTTTCTTAGAAGAATTTACGGGCGAAAAAGCACAGGAATTTTTCACATTGGCTCAAAGCGGATCTGCCCGCATTAATTTTGTGGGCAAAAGTGCCGGCCTGAAATATATCATTACCTACAACGAAAATATTGCGGAGAATGAAAGTTTTTATTATTTCTCTCAAATTTTTTCAGACCACGAAATACAGGCGCCAAAGGTTTTAAAAATCAGCGAAAACCGTACACTTTACATTCAGGAATTTCTGGGAAACCACACTTTATCTGAAATCATCGAAAAAGAAGGTCTTTCGGAACGGGTTAAAGTTTTAGTAAAAAAAACACTTCAGCAACTGGCGGACGCCCAAAGTAAAACCATTGATCTCATCGACTATTCAAAAACATTTGAATACAAAAAGTACGATGAACTACCGATCACCAACGATTTATTTTATTTCAAAAGTTTTATTGCAGATGTTTTAGAGATTCCCTATCACAAATCTAGCCTCCTTTTAGAGTTTAAAAAACTGGTTACGAAAATAGAAGATCTACAACCTACGGGGTTGATGATGCGTGATTTTCAGTCACGAAACATCATGGTGAATGATGAAGACAAGATCTTCTTTATCGATTACCAATCCGCGATGAAAGGCCCTTTGATCTATGATGTCATCTCCTTTCTTTATCAGGCAAAGGCAAACTTTCCGCAGGATTTTAAAAATGAAATGTTGGATTATTATTTCTCTCTTTGGGAAGATCCAACAATCGTTACACAACTAAAAAGGTCGGTGAAGCCCATTCAATTGATAAGATTTGTACAGGTCTTGGGAGCGTATGGTTTCCGCGGCTTAATTCAGCGGAAGCAACATTTTATTTCCAGTCTGGACAAAGGGATTGAAAACCTTTACGCATTTTCAGAGTCATGGGAGGAGATGGAAGAATATCCGGAGTTGAAGAATTTAATTTTGCAATTGAAATCGGAAGAAATTAGAAGTAAAATTGAAATGATCATTGCGAAAAAGTAG
- a CDS encoding exosortase F system-associated membrane protein: MKILKWLLVGILIFGLVGVRILEAQIFYDPFQAFFHLANKHAPFPDFNWTPLILNYLFRFGMNLLLSAGVVYLIFKNKKWTIQAVVLMLIVFAITFPLYLYCIHTKFEIGYLFSFYMRRFVIQPLILLLIIPLFYYRQHVEKI, from the coding sequence ATGAAAATACTTAAATGGTTATTGGTTGGCATTCTGATTTTTGGTCTTGTCGGCGTGAGGATTTTGGAGGCTCAAATTTTTTATGATCCATTTCAGGCGTTTTTTCATTTGGCAAATAAACATGCACCTTTCCCAGATTTCAACTGGACTCCTTTGATCCTGAATTACCTTTTCCGATTTGGAATGAACTTGCTGTTATCTGCGGGCGTCGTTTATTTAATTTTTAAGAATAAAAAATGGACGATACAAGCGGTTGTTTTAATGCTCATCGTTTTTGCCATCACTTTTCCCCTTTACCTTTATTGCATTCATACCAAGTTTGAGATCGGATATCTTTTCTCTTTTTATATGAGACGCTTTGTAATTCAGCCTTTAATCCTGTTACTGATTATTCCGTTGTTCTACTACCGTCAGCACGTGGAGAAGATTTAA